A genomic segment from Glycine soja cultivar W05 chromosome 18, ASM419377v2, whole genome shotgun sequence encodes:
- the LOC114395392 gene encoding phosphomethylpyrimidine synthase, chloroplastic yields MASLHANVTSVVCKSGNHASQLKFTSSSFLPGFDVVGRASNAWKKELVPSSISLVPRATLTFDPPTTNSDKTKQRKHTVDPASPDFLALPSFEQCFPKSTKEHREVTHEETGHVLKVPFRRVHLSGEEGHFDTYDTSGPQNVNPRTGLPQLRKEWVDRREKLGYPRFTQMYYAKQGIITEEMLYCATRENLDPEFVRSEVARGRAIIPSNKKHLELEPMIVGRNFLVKVNANIGNSAVASSIEEEVYKVQWATMWGADTAMDLSTGRHIHETREWILRNSAVPVGTVPIYQALEKVNGIAEDLNWEVFRDTLIEQAEQGVDYFTIHAGVLLRYVPLTARRMTGIVSRGGSIHAKWCLAYHKENFAYEHWDEILDICNQYDVALSIGDGLRPGSIYDANDTAQFAELLTQGELTRRAWEKDVQVMNEGPGHIPMHKIPENMQKQLEWCSEAPFYTLGPLTTDIAPGYDHITSAIGAANIGALGTALLCYVTPKEHLGLPNRDDVKAGVIAYKIAAHAADLAKGHPYAQAWDDALSKARFEFRWMDQFALSLDPMTAMSFHDETLPADGAKVAHFCSMCGPKFCSMKITEDVRKYAEEHGYGTDEALQRGMDAMSAEFQAAKKTISGEQHGEAGGEIYLPEEYVSSKRT; encoded by the exons ATGGCATCACTTCATGCTAATGTGACATCAGTTGTTTGCAAGAGTGGCAACCATGCTTCTCAATTGAAATTCACAAGCTCTTCATTCTTGCCTGGGTTTGATGTTGTTGGTCGTGCTTCAAATGCTTGGAAGAAAGAACTTGTCCCATCTTCCATTTCCTTGGTGCCTAGAGCCACACTAACATTTGATCCCCCAACTACCAACTCAGACAAAACCAAACAAAGGAAGCACACTGTTGATCCTGCTTCTCCAGATTTTCTTGCCCTTCCTTCATTTGAACAGTGCTTTCCAAAGAGCACCAAAGAACACAG AGAAGtcactcatgaagaaactggtcATGTGCTCAAAGTTCCCTTTCGTCGAGTTCACCTGTCTGGAGAAGAAGGACACTTTGATACCTATGACACTAGCGGTCCCCAAAATGTAAACCCAAGGACTG GACTCCCACAGTTGCGCAAAGAGTGGGTTGATAGGAGGGAGAAACTGGGTTATCCAAGATTTACTCAGATGTACTATGCTAAGCAAGGAATCATCACGGAAGAGATGCTTTACTGTGCCACTCGTGAGAACCTTGACCCGGAGTTTGTGAGGTCAGAAGTTGCTCGTGGACGTGCTATCATTCCTTCCAACAAGAAACACTTGGAGTTAGAGCCCATGATAGTTGGAAGAAACTTTTTGGTAAAAGTAAATGCCAACATTGGAAATTCTGCAGTTGCAAGTTCTATAGAAGAGGAAGTTTACAAGGTTCAATGGGCAACTATGTGGGGAGCAGATACTGCAATGGACCTCTCAACTGGTCGCCATATCCATGAAACTCGAGAGTGGATCCTACGCAACTCTGCTGTACCAGTTGGGACTGTGCCTATTTATCAAGCACTTGAAAAAGTTAATGGGATCGCTGAGGATCTTAACTGGGAGGTTTTCAGGGACACCCTGATTGAACAAGCTGAGCAGGGTGTAGATTACTTCACCATCCATGCAGGAGTTCTTCTGAGATATGTTCCATTAACGGCAAGGCGCATGACAGGAATAGTATCCAGGGGAGGGTCTATTCATGCAAAGTGGTGCTTAGCTTACCACAAAGAGAATTTTGCTTATGAGCACTGGGATGAGATACTTGACATCTGCAACCAGTATGATGTGGCTCTATCCATTGGTGATGGGCTAAGACCTGGATCCATCTATGATGCAAATGACACAGCACAATTTGCTGAGCTCTTGACACAAGGAGAACTGACCCGTAGAGCATGGGAAAAGGATGTTCAG GTGATGAATGAAGGACCTGGACACATCCCAATGCACAAGATTCCTGAAAACATGCAGAAACAGTTAGAATGGTGTAGTGAAGCGCCTTTTTACACTCTTGGTCCTTTAACAACTGATATTGCCCCCGGCTATGATCACATCACCTCTGCAATTGGTGCTGCCAATATTGGGGCACTTGGTACTGCTCTTCTCTGTTATGTGACTCCAAAGGAACATCTTGGGTTGCCAAACCGGGATGACGTGAAGGCTGGAGTTATAGCCTACAAGATAGCGGCTCATGCTGCTGATTTAGCCAAAGGTCATCCATATGCTCAAGCCTGGGATGATGCATTAAGCAAGGCAAGATTTGAGTTCCGATGGATGGACCAGTTTGCTTTGTCATTGGATCCGATGACAGCCATGTCCTTCCATGACGAAACCCTGCCAGCAGATGGTGCAAAAGTGGCTCATTTCTGCTCAATGTGTGGCCCTAAATTCTGCTCTATGAAGATAACGGAGGATGTGAGGAAGTATGCTGAGGAACATGGCTATGGAACTGATGAAGCTTTGCAGCGTGGGATGGATGCTATGAGTGCTGAATTTCAAGCTGCCAAGAAAACTATCAGCGGGGAGCAACATGGTGAAGCTGGCGGAGAGATTTACTTGCCAGAAGAATACGTTAGTTCCAAGAG GACTTAA